In a single window of the Microcoleus sp. FACHB-831 genome:
- a CDS encoding Npun_R2821/Npun_R2822 family protein yields MNRGIYITANDKVTEQAIALLNSIRLYDSDTPIVMIPYDDKYSAIASVIGNSYGVQVYEDLEFIDRLSKRLQQTFGEKFFARPNQFRKQACWFGPFDEFLYIDTDIVVFEKIADNLNYLTDYDFICCDYQHKGGIKNVFSQKVIQDKIFTPDELKDIFNGGFWASKKNLISEETLYETFTECASHPEYFDFSQKTSDQPIINYMLLKRIPRRFNIVRRPGGAPGNWAGSPHFQHQDNILIDPTINQPLQYLHWAGIRIEPGCPYWDIWEQYRYLNESKPTQVSSTKTNKNVWQKIADKIRRIF; encoded by the coding sequence ATGAATCGGGGGATTTATATCACCGCCAACGACAAGGTAACGGAACAAGCGATCGCTCTCCTCAATAGCATCCGCTTGTACGATTCAGATACGCCGATTGTGATGATTCCCTATGATGATAAATATAGCGCGATCGCTTCGGTTATCGGCAACTCCTACGGCGTACAAGTTTATGAAGACTTAGAATTTATAGATCGCCTCTCTAAACGGTTACAACAAACTTTTGGAGAAAAATTTTTCGCCAGACCAAACCAATTTCGCAAACAAGCCTGCTGGTTTGGCCCTTTTGATGAGTTTCTTTATATAGATACAGATATCGTTGTATTTGAGAAAATTGCCGATAACCTTAATTATCTAACCGATTATGACTTTATTTGCTGCGACTATCAACACAAAGGGGGCATAAAAAACGTATTTAGCCAAAAAGTTATACAAGACAAAATTTTCACCCCAGACGAGCTAAAGGATATATTTAACGGTGGATTTTGGGCTTCTAAGAAAAACTTGATATCCGAAGAGACTTTATACGAAACGTTTACAGAATGTGCATCTCATCCAGAATATTTTGATTTTTCACAAAAAACATCAGACCAGCCAATTATTAACTATATGCTCTTGAAGCGGATACCGCGTCGCTTTAATATAGTTCGCAGACCGGGCGGAGCGCCCGGAAATTGGGCAGGAAGTCCGCATTTCCAACATCAGGATAATATTTTAATTGACCCAACTATAAACCAGCCGCTGCAATATTTACACTGGGCAGGCATTCGCATCGAGCCTGGGTGTCCTTATTGGGATATATGGGAACAATACCGCTATTTAAATGAATCCAAGCCAACTCAAGTTTCTTCAACTAAGACTAATAAAAATGTATGGCAGAAGATAGCCGATAAAATTAGGAGGATATTCTAA
- the hemC gene encoding hydroxymethylbilane synthase has translation MSPTVSAQPRTIRIASRKSQLALVQTYWVQEELQKHFPEYTFEVHTMSTQGDNILDVALAKIGDKGLFTKELELGMLNNETDFAVHSLKDLPTNLPEGLILGCVTERENPADALVVHEKHKDKQLDTLPEGAIVGTSSLRRLAQLRHHFPHLTFKDIRGNLNTRLAKLDTGDYDAIILAVAGLHRLGMSDRIHQVIPPEVSLHAVGQGALGIECRDGDTEILELLKALEHTPTAQRCYAERAFLRTLEGGCQVPIGVNTKIDGDTLTLTGLVASLDGQRVIKDSIAGKAAEAEQLGIQLAHRLREQGATAILEEIFTEVGREH, from the coding sequence ATGTCCCCTACTGTTTCCGCTCAACCTCGCACTATTCGCATAGCTTCCCGCAAAAGCCAACTCGCACTCGTCCAAACCTATTGGGTGCAGGAAGAACTCCAGAAGCACTTCCCCGAATACACCTTTGAAGTCCACACGATGAGTACCCAAGGCGACAACATCCTCGATGTTGCCTTAGCTAAGATTGGCGATAAGGGGCTGTTCACCAAAGAACTCGAATTGGGAATGCTCAACAACGAGACAGACTTTGCCGTGCATTCCCTCAAAGACTTGCCTACAAACTTGCCAGAAGGCTTAATCTTAGGGTGCGTTACCGAACGGGAAAACCCTGCTGACGCTCTCGTTGTGCATGAAAAGCATAAAGATAAGCAACTTGACACCTTGCCAGAAGGTGCGATCGTGGGTACGTCTTCCCTGCGGCGACTGGCACAACTTCGCCACCACTTCCCCCACCTGACTTTTAAGGATATTAGGGGTAACTTAAACACGCGACTGGCTAAACTCGATACTGGCGATTACGACGCGATTATCTTAGCTGTCGCTGGCTTGCATCGCCTGGGAATGAGCGATCGCATCCATCAAGTCATCCCCCCTGAAGTCTCCCTCCACGCTGTCGGACAAGGCGCTTTGGGCATCGAATGTCGCGATGGTGACACCGAAATACTGGAGTTGCTAAAAGCACTAGAACATACCCCAACAGCTCAACGCTGCTACGCCGAAAGAGCCTTTCTTCGCACGCTAGAGGGCGGTTGCCAAGTGCCAATTGGTGTTAATACAAAGATTGATGGCGATACGCTCACCTTAACTGGTTTGGTTGCAAGCCTGGATGGTCAGCGGGTTATCAAAGATAGTATTGCTGGTAAAGCCGCAGAGGCAGAACAACTGGGCATCCAACTAGCACACCGCTTGCGGGAACAGGGAGCTACTGCGATTCTAGAGGAGATTTTCACCGAAGTCGGGCGCGAGCATTAA
- a CDS encoding glycosyltransferase family 39 protein, whose product MKSELRPSWELPATWLRFLIIILLLLGVFFRFVNIDKKIYWRDEALTSLQISGYTQTELIQQVANGRVIGLEDLQKYQHPTREKSLTDTIKSLAVETPEHPPLYYVMMRIWVQLFGSTPGAIRSLSAVISLLVFPCIYWLCLELFQSSLTGWIAIALLAVSPFHVLYAQEAREYSLWTVTILLSSAALLRAMRINTKLSWGIYALTLSLSLYSYLFSIFVAIGHGIYVIATESFRFSKTVIAYLTAAIAALLIFLPWIVTVITNLSQLSSSMAWINYKLTLAALAQRWIFNLSRIFIDWNYGFSFKSPFPYLIIILILVLVGYSLYFVCRHTSKQIWLFILTLIAVTALALALPDLIFGGQRSRVSRYLLPCYLGIQLTVAYLVATHINSGFVSTLRQKFWQLIMVVLLSGGVLSCVISSQSKTWWNKSDGAFTLHIAAIVNKATSPLIISDTTPVTNVLSLSHLLSSQVKFQLVVEAAIPQIPNSFSDVFLFNSSKTLRTKLEKELNYKLKRPTNYGNAPLWKLSKPN is encoded by the coding sequence ATGAAAAGCGAATTGAGGCCGAGTTGGGAGTTGCCTGCCACTTGGCTGCGGTTTTTAATTATTATCCTCTTACTACTGGGCGTATTTTTTCGTTTTGTCAATATCGATAAAAAAATCTATTGGCGCGATGAAGCTCTTACTTCATTACAAATTTCTGGCTACACCCAGACAGAATTGATCCAGCAAGTAGCCAACGGTCGGGTAATTGGCCTAGAAGATTTGCAGAAATATCAGCATCCGACGAGGGAAAAAAGCTTAACCGACACAATTAAATCTTTGGCAGTAGAAACCCCAGAGCATCCGCCACTATATTACGTGATGATGCGAATTTGGGTGCAATTGTTTGGTAGTACCCCCGGAGCAATTAGAAGTTTATCTGCTGTTATTAGCTTGTTGGTATTCCCTTGTATCTATTGGCTATGCCTTGAATTATTTCAATCATCGCTAACTGGATGGATAGCCATCGCGTTGCTAGCTGTCTCGCCATTTCACGTACTTTATGCACAGGAAGCACGCGAATATAGCTTATGGACGGTGACAATTTTGCTATCGAGCGCGGCACTTCTAAGAGCCATGCGGATTAACACCAAGTTAAGTTGGGGAATTTATGCACTAACTTTGTCGCTATCGCTATATTCTTATTTATTTTCTATATTCGTCGCCATTGGACATGGCATCTATGTAATTGCAACTGAAAGTTTCCGATTTAGCAAGACAGTTATTGCTTATCTAACCGCAGCGATCGCAGCCTTACTAATTTTCTTGCCTTGGATTGTCACTGTTATTACTAACTTGTCTCAACTTAGCAGTTCAATGGCCTGGATTAACTATAAATTAACCCTAGCAGCTTTGGCTCAAAGGTGGATTTTTAATCTAAGCAGGATTTTTATTGATTGGAACTATGGCTTTAGCTTTAAAAGTCCATTTCCCTATCTAATTATTATTTTGATATTGGTCTTGGTAGGATATTCGCTATATTTTGTCTGTCGTCATACGAGCAAACAAATTTGGTTGTTCATCTTGACCTTGATTGCTGTGACTGCACTAGCTCTAGCACTTCCCGATTTAATTTTTGGAGGGCAACGTTCAAGAGTTAGTCGATATCTACTTCCTTGTTATCTAGGCATTCAGTTAACTGTGGCTTACTTAGTCGCCACTCATATTAATTCGGGATTTGTTAGCACGCTACGACAAAAGTTTTGGCAACTGATTATGGTAGTCTTGCTTTCAGGTGGAGTTCTATCCTGTGTCATCAGTTCTCAATCCAAAACCTGGTGGAACAAGTCAGATGGCGCATTCACTTTGCATATAGCTGCCATTGTTAATAAAGCTACTTCTCCATTGATAATCTCTGATACTACTCCTGTAACTAACGTGCTGTCTCTCAGCCATCTGCTAAGTTCCCAAGTAAAATTTCAGCTTGTGGTTGAGGCAGCTATACCCCAAATTCCTAATAGCTTCAGCGATGTGTTTTTATTTAATTCCTCTAAAACTTTACGAACTAAACTTGAAAAAGAACTTAATTACAAGTTAAAACGCCCTACTAACTATGGTAATGCGCCGCTATGGAAACTATCTAAACCTAACTAA
- a CDS encoding PEP-CTERM sorting domain-containing protein (PEP-CTERM proteins occur, often in large numbers, in the proteomes of bacteria that also encode an exosortase, a predicted intramembrane cysteine proteinase. The presence of a PEP-CTERM domain at a protein's C-terminus predicts cleavage within the sorting domain, followed by covalent anchoring to some some component of the (usually Gram-negative) cell surface. Many PEP-CTERM proteins exhibit an unusual sequence composition that includes large numbers of potential glycosylation sites. Expression of one such protein has been shown restore the ability of a bacterium to form floc, a type of biofilm.) gives MRKKLAALKVSLFLGTLGIVCMSVSSARAALLVGNTQGNNVVLFDEQNGQFLGDFITPATGGLMAPDDLNFGPDGNLYVSSGNTPENSAILRYDGKTGKFIDVFASGSGLVRPYGTAFGPDGYLYVSSFLTDQILRYDAATGKFIDVFASGNGQPGGLNGPNDLLFGADGSLYVTTQGSIAVNGQATFPGLPSQVLRFDLATKTSTVFIDQPTPSPDSFGFVSFLGLAFGSNNDLFVSDFANDIRRYDLQTGTQIGVLSTNYTGTVPSSNFLGNLAFGSDDTLYTVGFDINTNLGAILRYNGVTGQPSPSAGNNGSIFVPTSNKLLRPIGITYTPEKLTPVPEPTTTTGLLTIGALSLFSLRQRKRQTVN, from the coding sequence ATGCGTAAAAAACTTGCTGCACTTAAGGTTTCGCTCTTTCTTGGTACTCTCGGCATCGTTTGTATGAGTGTTTCCTCTGCCCGTGCAGCCCTCTTGGTCGGCAATACTCAAGGTAACAATGTGGTACTATTTGACGAACAGAATGGGCAATTTCTAGGAGACTTTATTACTCCTGCCACAGGTGGGTTAATGGCTCCAGATGACCTCAACTTTGGCCCCGATGGTAACTTGTATGTCTCTAGCGGCAATACCCCTGAAAATTCTGCCATCCTGCGCTATGACGGCAAGACAGGAAAATTTATTGATGTTTTCGCCTCTGGTAGCGGCTTAGTTCGTCCCTATGGGACTGCCTTCGGCCCAGATGGTTATTTATATGTCAGCAGTTTTCTCACTGACCAAATTCTGCGCTACGACGCAGCGACAGGTAAATTTATTGATGTATTTGCCTCTGGTAATGGCCAACCAGGAGGATTAAACGGGCCAAATGATTTACTTTTCGGTGCTGATGGCAGCCTTTATGTGACAACTCAGGGCAGTATTGCTGTTAACGGTCAAGCGACTTTTCCAGGTCTTCCCAGCCAGGTGCTGCGTTTCGATTTGGCAACTAAAACTTCTACAGTATTTATCGACCAGCCAACACCATCACCCGACAGTTTTGGTTTTGTTAGTTTCCTGGGGTTAGCATTTGGCTCGAATAACGACTTGTTTGTTAGTGACTTTGCTAACGATATCAGACGTTACGATTTACAAACAGGAACGCAGATTGGGGTTTTATCCACTAATTACACGGGAACAGTTCCAAGCAGCAATTTCCTTGGTAATTTGGCATTTGGATCTGACGATACTCTCTACACTGTAGGCTTTGATATAAATACTAACTTAGGGGCAATCCTCCGTTATAACGGAGTTACAGGGCAACCCTCACCCTCTGCGGGTAATAATGGCTCAATTTTTGTACCTACTAGCAATAAATTATTGCGTCCTATCGGTATAACGTATACTCCAGAAAAGTTAACTCCAGTACCAGAACCTACGACAACGACTGGGTTGCTAACGATAGGCGCTTTATCTTTATTTTCCCTGCGACAACGCAAACGCCAAACAGTTAATTAA
- a CDS encoding lysozyme inhibitor LprI family protein, producing MRQLLASIVSVTAIIGLGTIAAKVAIATPDLAGVLIAQKPNCNNPQTQGEMNACAGLSYQQADKRLNQVYQQLVPKLPSARRQKLTSAQQAWIKFRDSNCAFQRSEVEGGSMAPLIYGSCLAEMTKQRTEQLEAYIRDIK from the coding sequence ATGCGTCAGTTGTTAGCTTCGATAGTAAGTGTTACAGCAATCATCGGTTTGGGTACTATTGCCGCTAAAGTAGCGATCGCAACCCCCGATCTAGCAGGCGTGTTAATAGCTCAAAAGCCTAATTGCAACAATCCTCAGACTCAAGGAGAAATGAACGCTTGTGCTGGTTTGTCGTATCAGCAGGCTGATAAAAGGCTGAACCAAGTTTACCAACAGCTAGTACCAAAATTGCCCTCTGCGCGACGCCAGAAATTGACTTCAGCACAACAAGCATGGATTAAATTTAGAGATAGCAATTGTGCCTTTCAGCGAAGTGAAGTTGAGGGAGGAAGTATGGCTCCCCTGATTTACGGTAGTTGCCTTGCAGAGATGACCAAACAGCGGACAGAACAGTTAGAAGCATATATCAGGGATATAAAGTAG
- a CDS encoding alpha-hydroxy acid oxidase has protein sequence MTAPDRPINLFEYETLATQHLSPMARDYYASGAWDEITLRDNRAAFERYKLRPRMLVNVSQRDLSTTILGNRIEMPILIAPMAFQCLAHPEGELATARIAAKLKTVMVLSTLATKSLEEVSSVREQGNNNISPQWFQLYVHKDRGLTKALVQRAYTAGYQAICLTVDAPILGQREKDKRNQFVLPPGMELANLAMLKDLEIPYKSGESGLFSYFLEQINPATTWQDLEWLQSLSPLPLVVKGILRGDDARKAVECGAKAVIVSNHGGRQLDGAIASIDALSEVVAEVGIEIEVLMDGGIRRGTDILKALALGAKAVLLGRPILWGLALGGEAGIQHVLELLRDELDSAIALSGCAKLQDIDPSLVVRLSTLFSP, from the coding sequence ATGACTGCTCCTGATAGACCAATTAATCTTTTTGAGTATGAAACCCTAGCCACGCAGCATTTATCACCAATGGCGCGGGACTACTACGCCAGCGGTGCTTGGGACGAAATCACGCTGCGCGACAACCGTGCAGCTTTTGAGCGGTATAAACTGCGACCCCGGATGCTGGTAAATGTGAGCCAGCGAGACTTAAGTACCACTATTCTGGGCAATCGGATCGAGATGCCAATTCTCATCGCGCCGATGGCTTTCCAATGTCTGGCTCATCCAGAAGGAGAACTTGCTACTGCCAGAATTGCTGCGAAGTTGAAAACGGTGATGGTACTTAGTACCTTAGCGACTAAAAGTTTAGAAGAAGTTAGTTCTGTAAGGGAACAAGGGAACAATAATATTAGCCCCCAGTGGTTTCAGCTTTATGTTCATAAAGATCGCGGACTAACTAAGGCACTTGTACAACGCGCTTACACCGCAGGCTACCAAGCGATTTGTTTAACAGTCGATGCTCCCATTTTGGGACAGCGCGAGAAAGATAAACGCAATCAGTTTGTTCTACCACCAGGAATGGAACTGGCTAATTTAGCTATGCTCAAAGACCTTGAAATTCCCTACAAATCTGGTGAATCTGGTTTATTTAGTTATTTCTTAGAACAGATTAACCCAGCAACTACTTGGCAGGATTTGGAATGGTTGCAATCTTTATCTCCCCTGCCATTGGTGGTTAAAGGTATATTGCGGGGAGATGATGCAAGAAAGGCGGTGGAATGTGGAGCAAAAGCCGTAATTGTTTCTAATCACGGCGGGAGGCAATTGGATGGAGCGATCGCATCCATTGATGCCCTAAGTGAAGTCGTTGCTGAAGTAGGAATCGAAATAGAAGTGCTGATGGATGGCGGCATTCGTAGGGGTACAGACATCCTCAAAGCACTAGCATTGGGCGCAAAAGCTGTGTTGTTGGGGCGTCCTATTTTGTGGGGATTAGCGTTGGGAGGAGAGGCAGGAATTCAGCACGTACTCGAATTATTACGAGATGAGTTAGACAGCGCGATCGCCTTGAGTGGCTGTGCTAAGTTACAGGATATTGACCCTAGTTTGGTGGTGCGGCTATCCACCTTATTTTCGCCTTAA
- a CDS encoding cobyrinic acid a,c-diamide synthase, with the protein MTEQRFRLPVPSALRTVDSMLEKLPPEAKKWVESLPWSQRSYVLSLCHLMCASTPEMQAEFLDNYTADGLVSRTLEDRDTQQRVNQYLKQFQIKTELSESVFRTYIRQFYIHSSQDVRRQPDLYLESALRLVVSTEERNNVFNYILGFELIKMMFKMSWLQHEKLYQLQINQEDFYHKYIKPIQYAHKVNGIVTPKQKATFFDKRDYFVQEPEIKDKKLIELEIATFTTHTVMDLGFSVIRNINSLVFDYEYIFKSEQESVFSQ; encoded by the coding sequence ATGACTGAACAAAGATTTAGACTCCCCGTGCCTTCTGCACTCAGAACAGTAGACAGTATGCTTGAAAAACTCCCTCCAGAAGCAAAGAAATGGGTAGAAAGCTTGCCCTGGAGCCAACGGAGCTATGTACTGTCGTTGTGCCATCTTATGTGTGCATCTACGCCAGAGATGCAAGCTGAGTTTTTAGATAATTATACGGCTGACGGCTTAGTTTCAAGAACGCTGGAAGACAGAGATACTCAACAACGAGTAAATCAATATCTAAAACAATTTCAGATTAAAACAGAGTTAAGTGAATCTGTCTTTAGAACTTATATTAGACAATTCTATATACATTCTTCTCAAGATGTACGCAGACAGCCTGACCTTTATTTAGAATCAGCCCTGCGATTAGTTGTGAGTACGGAAGAACGAAATAACGTATTTAACTATATTTTGGGTTTTGAACTAATCAAAATGATGTTTAAAATGAGTTGGTTGCAGCACGAAAAATTATACCAACTACAAATAAATCAAGAGGATTTTTATCATAAATATATAAAGCCTATTCAATATGCTCATAAAGTAAATGGAATAGTTACTCCCAAGCAAAAAGCAACTTTTTTTGATAAACGCGATTATTTTGTTCAAGAACCTGAGATCAAAGACAAGAAGCTAATAGAGTTAGAAATTGCAACTTTTACTACCCATACAGTCATGGATTTGGGTTTTTCCGTAATTCGGAATATAAATTCCTTGGTTTTTGACTATGAATATATTTTTAAGTCAGAGCAAGAGAGCGTATTCTCTCAGTAA
- a CDS encoding pentapeptide repeat-containing protein has protein sequence MPNETDATIVRSNTHSCRTLVEVKKMKLKILATVAVLSATSLPVPAKAENLQHVKQAISTRQCQQCDLSGAGLVMANLPGARFAGTNFAGANLSRANLSGADLRGANFSGASLHGANLAGANLTGATIDGADLRDAFLGNANFVGVNLNAAYIQGATGLPQTAGTPEDFYKWAVVEAADGNERGAIDHYNLALSLKPDFAAAYLGRGVARYRLGDEAGANIDAKKSSELFLAQGSPQGVQISQSFIKAMEEVRKPRKKGGSSNFLDFLGGIASLLVNVMF, from the coding sequence ATGCCTAACGAAACAGACGCGACAATAGTTCGTAGCAACACGCACTCTTGTCGCACGCTTGTAGAGGTAAAGAAAATGAAACTCAAAATATTAGCTACTGTTGCTGTCCTGAGCGCCACGAGCCTGCCTGTTCCTGCCAAAGCTGAAAACCTGCAACACGTTAAACAGGCAATATCCACAAGACAATGCCAGCAATGCGACCTAAGCGGTGCTGGATTGGTGATGGCTAACCTGCCGGGTGCCCGATTCGCTGGTACTAACTTCGCTGGTGCCAATCTTAGTCGGGCAAACTTAAGTGGCGCTGACCTTCGGGGTGCCAACTTCAGCGGTGCTAGTCTGCATGGAGCTAATCTCGCAGGTGCTAACCTTACGGGTGCTACCATCGATGGCGCCGATCTAAGAGATGCCTTTTTGGGGAATGCAAATTTTGTCGGTGTCAACCTGAATGCTGCTTACATTCAAGGGGCAACGGGACTTCCCCAAACCGCTGGGACGCCTGAAGATTTCTACAAATGGGCAGTGGTAGAAGCGGCTGACGGCAACGAAAGGGGAGCAATCGACCATTACAATTTGGCACTGAGTTTGAAACCAGACTTTGCCGCTGCTTACCTGGGGCGTGGAGTAGCGCGGTATCGGCTAGGAGATGAAGCTGGCGCGAATATAGATGCTAAGAAATCGTCAGAACTCTTTTTAGCCCAAGGAAGTCCCCAAGGCGTACAAATATCGCAGTCATTTATTAAGGCAATGGAAGAGGTCCGGAAACCAAGGAAAAAAGGTGGTAGCTCAAATTTTCTAGACTTCTTGGGAGGTATAGCATCGCTGCTAGTGAATGTTATGTTTTGA
- a CDS encoding DUF3598 family protein, which produces MNVAKTNMAIPDTETQPTMDNFKVFPKHIGVWQGTWIRLDADGKEIERFTGVVSKKIVDNQWIQTNTYQFADGRSVTQNFVGILAGKGSIKIESNEPPFSNYTAIAEEYGDDLVIFRIWDKATGVLLGIETINLSENNTCCIRTSQGYTAEGKFRGGMMIVERKIED; this is translated from the coding sequence ATGAATGTAGCAAAGACTAATATGGCTATTCCCGATACAGAAACTCAGCCAACAATGGATAATTTTAAGGTATTTCCCAAACATATTGGGGTTTGGCAGGGCACCTGGATACGGCTGGACGCTGATGGTAAAGAAATTGAGCGTTTCACAGGCGTTGTCAGTAAAAAGATAGTTGATAATCAATGGATTCAAACTAACACTTATCAATTTGCTGATGGTAGGAGTGTCACCCAAAACTTCGTGGGAATATTAGCAGGTAAGGGTTCTATAAAAATCGAAAGCAACGAGCCTCCCTTTTCCAATTACACGGCGATCGCAGAGGAATATGGGGATGATCTAGTTATTTTCCGGATTTGGGACAAAGCAACTGGCGTACTGCTTGGTATTGAAACAATTAATTTGAGCGAAAACAATACTTGTTGTATTCGTACAAGCCAAGGATATACCGCTGAGGGTAAATTCAGGGGTGGAATGATGATTGTCGAACGAAAAATTGAAGACTGA
- a CDS encoding DUF1350 family protein, giving the protein MKPQFRFQPLSFSWVALHPNPKGVVQFIGGAFFGSFPTLFYRYFLRNLFEEGYTIVALPFRFSFRHWPIAISLLREQTVLRREIAAIAQNLGYQHEIYQDKTNYFWVGHSLGCKYLALLEVLDDLKVVEECVADSRSQYQRIADSIQDIPLDERSIKGQPSLLIAPDISDTESAIPQPLAFLAHFLDKVGLGVLPTRKQTQCFVERSRLFNLTALISFDKDTIAGSEDDIKKSPKEREKSDVVWAIAQLKARKFPILQEELPGKHLEPVGIQIGDYVVDLNPLDKFIEPIKYRFLETVAIQFLEEVKRREKVL; this is encoded by the coding sequence ATGAAACCCCAATTTAGATTTCAGCCGCTTTCTTTCAGTTGGGTAGCTCTTCATCCCAATCCTAAAGGTGTAGTCCAGTTTATAGGCGGAGCTTTCTTTGGTAGTTTCCCAACATTGTTTTATAGATATTTTTTAAGAAACCTGTTTGAGGAAGGATACACCATAGTTGCTCTACCTTTCAGGTTTAGTTTTCGCCATTGGCCGATCGCTATTAGTTTATTGAGGGAGCAGACTGTACTAAGACGAGAAATTGCAGCGATCGCGCAAAATTTAGGCTATCAACACGAAATCTATCAAGATAAAACAAATTATTTCTGGGTGGGTCACAGTCTGGGATGCAAATATCTGGCTCTGTTAGAAGTTTTAGACGATTTAAAAGTTGTAGAAGAATGCGTCGCCGACAGCCGATCTCAATATCAACGTATAGCAGATAGTATCCAGGATATCCCTCTCGACGAACGCTCTATCAAAGGTCAACCCTCTTTACTAATTGCTCCTGATATTAGCGATACAGAAAGCGCTATTCCTCAACCTCTCGCTTTTTTAGCGCATTTTCTCGACAAAGTGGGGTTGGGCGTACTCCCGACAAGAAAACAAACGCAGTGCTTTGTTGAACGGAGTAGGCTATTTAATTTAACAGCACTGATTTCTTTTGATAAGGATACAATCGCCGGAAGCGAAGACGATATTAAGAAAAGTCCGAAGGAAAGAGAAAAAAGTGATGTCGTTTGGGCGATCGCGCAGTTAAAGGCTAGAAAATTTCCTATTTTGCAAGAGGAGTTACCAGGTAAACATTTAGAACCTGTTGGTATCCAGATAGGTGATTATGTAGTGGATTTAAATCCATTGGATAAGTTTATTGAACCTATCAAATATAGATTTTTAGAAACTGTCGCCATCCAGTTTCTAGAGGAAGTTAAGCGCCGGGAAAAAGTTTTGTAG
- a CDS encoding TenA family protein, whose product MSLSQDLWEANKDLAQACLKHPFVQGIANGKLPTVRFAYYVGQDAFFLEAFGRAYSLAAVKAPDWEGFGAFHTLAGGVLEELRLHEKYAAAWGVDLRAVQPAPATRRYTDFLMATAWGSYAEITAAMTPCMRLYAFLGQQLAQKGFPDHQYSDWIRTYSSEEFEHLARSLESLTDRYAIASPSVESTYRYAMLCERDFFEAAWSAENIG is encoded by the coding sequence ATGAGCTTATCGCAAGACTTGTGGGAAGCAAATAAAGACCTAGCGCAAGCCTGCCTTAAACATCCGTTTGTACAAGGCATTGCTAACGGCAAGCTACCTACTGTGCGTTTTGCCTATTACGTTGGGCAAGACGCCTTTTTTTTAGAAGCCTTTGGTCGTGCCTACAGTTTAGCCGCTGTTAAAGCTCCTGATTGGGAGGGATTTGGTGCTTTCCATACGCTGGCAGGTGGTGTTTTGGAGGAACTGCGTCTGCATGAAAAATATGCCGCAGCATGGGGAGTAGATTTGCGAGCTGTCCAACCAGCACCAGCTACCCGCCGCTATACTGATTTTCTGATGGCTACAGCCTGGGGTTCTTATGCAGAAATTACCGCCGCGATGACTCCGTGCATGCGTCTGTATGCTTTCTTAGGTCAGCAGCTTGCTCAGAAGGGATTTCCAGACCACCAATACTCGGACTGGATTCGCACTTATAGCAGTGAAGAGTTTGAACACTTGGCGCGATCGCTGGAAAGTTTAACCGACCGCTATGCTATTGCTTCGCCCTCTGTGGAATCAACCTATCGTTATGCTATGTTGTGCGAACGAGACTTTTTTGAAGCGGCGTGGTCGGCTGAAAATATTGGTTAA